Proteins encoded by one window of Arachis ipaensis cultivar K30076 chromosome B04, Araip1.1, whole genome shotgun sequence:
- the LOC107637537 gene encoding MYB-like transcription factor ETC3 codes for MSDSNHHSTTEANTASSDQFVKEMRQEEEPTMLEFSEDEEDLVARMFRLVGKRWSLIAGRIPGRTAQEIEKYWSSKCAFPSDQCSSSA; via the exons ATGAGTGACTCCAATCATCATAGTACCACTGAAGCAAACACTGCTAGCTCTGACCAATTTGTGAAAG AGATGAGACAAGAGGAGGAGCCTACTATGTTGGAATTCTCCGAAGATGAGGAAGATCTTGTTGCCAGGATGTTTAGATTGGTTGGGAAGAG GTGGTCTCTTATCGCTGGGAGAATCCCTGGAAGAACAGCACAAGAGATTGAAAAGTATTGGAGTTCAAAGTGCGCATTTCCCAGTGACCAATGCTCTTCCTCTGCATAA
- the LOC107635907 gene encoding lysine-rich arabinogalactan protein 19-like → MHAQSPPPTATSQPLTATSHPLSPSSPPIEVTLTLTVAGSVSSRRSLASSSRRLPPPTPHRRNSPLSLSRSLVTGSPQKCIIACLSPIPWRTSSSLRRTSSSPLTQLRRTSPSPPDPTEAAASHQSLFAIASGPPRHQSLYPGPQRIQGPRYSSQGWGGDRDSAKGICGG, encoded by the exons ATGCACGCACAGTCACCACCGCCGACCGCTACCTCCCAGCCCCTCACCGCCACCTCCCACCCCCTCAGTCCCTCATCGCCACCTATCGAGGTCACCCTCACACTCACCGTAGCAGGGAGTGTGTCTTCGCGTCGGAGCCTCGCCTCGTCTTCTCGTCGTCTGCCACCTCCTACCCCTCACCGTCGAAATTCTCCACTCTCACTCTCGAGGTCACTGGTCACTGGCTCACCACAGAAATGCATCATCGCGTGCCTAAGTCCTATCCCGTGGAGAACATCGTCGTCGCTGAGGAGAACGTCGTCGTCGCCGCTGACCCAACTGAGGAGAACATCGCCGTCGCCTCCTGACCCAACCGAGGCAGCAGCGTCGCATCAGAGCCTCTTTGCCATCGCGTCAGGGCCTCCTCGCCATCAGAGCCT ATACCCAGGTCCCCAGCGGATACAGGGTCCCCGCTACTCGTCGCAGGGATGGGGTGGGGACAGGGACAG TGCTAAAGGTATATGTGGCGGTTAG
- the LOC107638627 gene encoding ATP synthase gamma chain, chloroplastic, with amino-acid sequence MSCSNLTMLVSSKPSLSDASNLSFRSVLNPFQLPSQNSPSCSPSRSSVTPIQCGLRELRTRIESVKNTQKITEAMKLVAAAKVRRAQEAVVNGRPFSETLVEVLYNINEQLQTEDIDVPLTKVRPVKKVALVVCTGDRGLCGGFNNNIIKKAEKRIAELKDLGLDYTIISVGKKGNSYFLRRPYIPVDRFLEGGTLPTAKEAQAIADDAFSLFISEEVDKVELLYTKFVSLVKSDPVIHTLLPLSPKGEICDINGNCVDAADDEFFRLTTKEGKLTVERDSVRTKTEDYSPILEFEQDPVQILDALLPLYLNSQVLRALQESLASELAARMSAMSSATDNAVELKKNLSIVYNRERQAKITGEILEIVAGANALQ; translated from the coding sequence ATGTCTTGCTCCAACCTCACTATGTTGGTATCTTCAAAACCTTCCCTTTCTGATGCCTCCAACCTCTCCTTCCGTTCTGTTCTTAATCCTTTTCAGCTCCCTTCACAAAACTCACCCTCATGCAGCCCCTCACGGTCTTCTGTCACCCCAATACAGTGTGGTCTCAGAGAGCTCAGAACCCGCATTGAATCTGTTAAGAACACACAGAAGATCACAGAGGCAATGAAGCTTGTTGCTGCTGCTAAAGTCAGAAGGGCTCAAGAAGCTGTTGTCAATGGAAGACCCTTTTCAGAGACCCTTGTTGAGGTCCTCTACAACATCAACGAGCAACTCCAAACTGAGGACATTGATGTCCCTCTCACAAAAGTTAGGCCAGTGAAAAAGGTAGCACTGGTTGTGTGCACTGGTGATAGAGGTCTCTGTGGTGGTTTCAACAATAACATCATTAAGAAAGCCGAGAAAAGAATTGCTGAATTGAAGGATCTTGGTCTTGACTACACTATCATTAGTGTCGGCAAGAAGGGTAACTCTTACTTCCTCCGTAGACCTTACATACCAGTTGATCGGTTTCTAGAAGGAGGAACACTCCCAACTGCTAAAGAGGCTCAGGCAATTGCTGATGATGCCTTCTCATTGTTCATCAGTGAAGAGGTTGACAAAGTAGAACTCTTGTACACAAAGTTTGTGTCATTGGTGAAATCAGATCCTGTGATTCACACCTTACTTCCGCTGTCACCAAAGGGAGAGATTTGTGACATCAATGGAAACTGTGTTGATGCTGCTGATGATGAGTTCTTCAGGCTAACAACAAAGGAAGGAAAACTAACTGTGGAGAGAGATTCTGTGAGGACAAAGACAGAAGACTATTCACCAATCTTGGAGTTTGAGCAGGATCCTGTTCAGATCCTTGATGCTCTCTTGCCGCTTTATCTCAACAGCCAAGTCTTGAGAGCACTTCAAGAATCACTTGCAAGTGAGCTTGCTGCTAGAATGAGTGCAATGAGTAGTGCTACTGATAATGCTGTTGAATTGAAGAAGAACTTATCCATTGTCTACAATAGGGAGCGTCAGGCTAAGATCACAGGTGAAATTCTTGAGATTGTTGCTGGTGCCAATGCTCTTCAATAG